A single genomic interval of Streptococcus oralis subsp. dentisani harbors:
- the rplI gene encoding 50S ribosomal protein L9, translated as MKVIFLADVKGKGKKGEIKEVPTGYAQNFLIKKNLAKEATAQAIGELRGKQKSEEKAHAEMIAEAKAIKAKLEAEETVVEFVEKVGPDGRTFGSITNKKIAEELQKQFGINIDKRHIQVKAPIRAVGLIDVPVKIYQDVTSVINLRVKEG; from the coding sequence ATGAAAGTAATCTTTTTAGCAGATGTCAAAGGAAAAGGGAAAAAAGGCGAAATCAAGGAAGTGCCAACTGGCTATGCTCAAAACTTCCTGATTAAAAAGAATTTGGCTAAGGAAGCAACTGCTCAGGCAATCGGTGAATTGCGTGGAAAACAGAAGTCTGAAGAAAAGGCTCATGCTGAAATGATTGCTGAAGCAAAAGCCATCAAGGCCAAGCTTGAAGCAGAAGAAACGGTTGTAGAGTTTGTTGAAAAGGTTGGCCCAGATGGTCGTACCTTTGGATCCATCACCAACAAGAAAATTGCAGAAGAATTGCAAAAGCAGTTTGGTATCAATATTGACAAGCGTCACATTCAAGTAAAAGCACCAATTCGAGCAGTAGGTTTGATTGATGTACCAGTAAAAATCTACCAAGATGTTACAAGCGTCATCAATCTTCGTGTAAAAGAAGGTTAA
- a CDS encoding Veg family protein — MSDAFTDVAKMKKIKEEIKAHEGQVVEMTLENGRKRQKNRLGKLIEVYPSLFIVEFGDVEGDKQANVYVESFTYSDILTEKNLIRYLDQES; from the coding sequence ATGTCAGATGCATTTACAGATGTAGCCAAGATGAAAAAAATCAAAGAAGAAATCAAGGCGCATGAGGGACAAGTCGTTGAAATGACTTTGGAGAATGGCCGTAAGCGCCAAAAAAATAGATTGGGTAAGCTAATTGAGGTTTATCCGTCCCTATTTATCGTTGAATTTGGGGATGTTGAAGGAGACAAACAAGCCAATGTCTATGTTGAATCCTTCACCTACTCAGATATCTTGACAGAGAAGAATTTGATTCGC
- the dnaB gene encoding replicative DNA helicase: MAEVEELRVQPQDILAEQSVLGAIFIDESKLVFVREYIDSRDFFKYAHRLIFQAMVDLSDRGEAIDATTVRTILDSQGDLQNIGGLSYLVEIVNSVPTSANAEYYAKIVAEKAMLRRLISKLTDSVNQAYEASKPVDEIIAQAEKGLIDVSENANRSGFKNIRDILNINFGNLEVRSQQTTDITGIATGYRDLDHMTTGLHEEELIIIAARPAVGKTAFALNIAQNIGTKLDKTVAIFSLEMGAESLVDRMLAAEGLVESHSIRTGQLTDEEWQKYTIAQGNLANASIYIDDTPGIRITEIRSRSRKLAQETGNLGLILIDYLQLITGTGRENRQQEVSEISRQLKILAKELKVPVIALSQLSRGVEQRQDKRPVLSDIRESGSIEQDADIVAFLYRDDYYDRAGEEEEGIPNNKVEVIIEKNRSGARGTVELIFQKEYNKFSSISKREA, from the coding sequence ATGGCAGAAGTAGAGGAACTGCGAGTTCAACCTCAGGATATTTTGGCCGAACAATCTGTTCTGGGGGCTATTTTTATAGATGAGAGCAAACTCGTTTTTGTCCGAGAATATATTGATTCTCGAGACTTCTTTAAGTATGCTCATCGGTTGATTTTCCAAGCGATGGTAGACTTGTCGGATCGTGGAGAAGCGATCGATGCGACGACGGTTCGGACGATTTTGGATAGCCAAGGGGATCTCCAAAACATTGGTGGCTTGTCCTATCTTGTTGAAATTGTCAACTCTGTACCAACTTCAGCTAACGCGGAGTATTATGCTAAAATCGTTGCAGAAAAGGCTATGCTACGTCGCTTGATTTCCAAGTTGACAGACTCTGTCAACCAAGCCTATGAAGCTTCTAAGCCTGTAGATGAAATCATTGCGCAGGCTGAAAAGGGGCTCATTGATGTAAGTGAAAACGCAAATCGTAGTGGTTTCAAGAATATCCGTGATATTTTAAATATCAACTTTGGGAACCTAGAAGTTCGGTCACAACAAACAACGGATATAACTGGTATTGCAACGGGCTACCGTGATTTGGATCATATGACGACAGGTCTCCATGAGGAGGAACTGATTATTATCGCAGCTCGTCCTGCGGTCGGTAAAACAGCCTTTGCCTTGAATATTGCTCAGAACATCGGGACTAAGTTGGACAAGACGGTAGCCATCTTTTCACTGGAAATGGGTGCGGAAAGTCTAGTAGACCGGATGCTAGCGGCCGAAGGCTTGGTGGAGTCTCATTCTATCCGTACGGGTCAATTGACCGATGAGGAATGGCAAAAGTATACCATTGCTCAAGGGAACCTAGCCAATGCGAGTATCTATATCGATGATACACCGGGGATTCGAATTACGGAAATTCGTTCGCGCTCACGGAAACTGGCTCAAGAAACAGGCAATCTAGGCTTGATTTTGATCGACTACCTACAGCTTATCACAGGGACTGGTCGGGAAAACCGCCAACAAGAAGTTTCTGAAATTTCTCGTCAGTTGAAAATTCTAGCTAAGGAATTGAAAGTTCCAGTCATTGCTCTTAGTCAGTTATCTCGTGGAGTGGAACAGCGTCAGGATAAGAGACCAGTCTTGTCTGATATTCGTGAATCGGGTTCTATCGAGCAGGATGCAGATATCGTAGCCTTTCTATACCGTGACGACTACTATGATCGTGCGGGTGAAGAAGAGGAAGGAATTCCAAATAACAAGGTAGAGGTTATCATCGAGAAAAACCGTAGTGGAGCTCGCGGAACGGTGGAATTGATTTTCCAAAAAGAATACAATAAATTTTCAAGTATCTCAAAGAGGGAGGCATAA